In Flavivirga abyssicola, the following are encoded in one genomic region:
- a CDS encoding two-component regulator propeller domain-containing protein, whose amino-acid sequence MLKNLISFIISISCVFGWSQHIKFESFETSSGLSNNSVIDIENDPDGGLWIATWDGLNYYDGYEFTIYKHDVNDNTSIPGNYIVKLKRDNAGFIWIFTRGGHVSKYIGNNKFQNFKFDEAVKRMEVSKKGNISIQTASKNYEFIDKTFKEATALDIKRSDQKTLKDILLNKYPNVIINDILKDKSGNIWYATRTNGLYIIPNNSENINNEQIDHYTYDQYSNYSFKSNEIEKLHEDLFGNIWLGHKDGGISMAYTNSEQITSVTPHPKKFPHLPNETLRAITKDLKGNLWLGYYTSGLFTYSTKTKCFIKFHINEAKTQPDWNRIRTLFTASDGTIWAGSYAGLIHIKQGSYSLYSSKNIPELPNNRNYSIYEDTNKQLWIACWGGLAKFNIKKNRFEVFKGQESLVSFNIRDVKIIDNEALIATENNGLIILNLSTGKRTAITTNHGLLGNSIYSIYKDQESGFYWIASLGGVSIYDKNRGIIKNITEKEGLPSHLVFGIIDNNDKIWISTSKGIGTIDKKDFSVFSINPKAGWQATEFSEGAYYQDSKGMLFFGGINGLNYFKPSSINFKKNNPFLKLIIDGNEKYSDFIEKRYSNNKLEVKIKPIIFPNPKHAKVFYKLNDIDKAWKLLDPSQHITYENLPSGHYEFWVKNGVDDLEPSMVLSLKILKPFYKMVWFYILLIVTILLASSYIVYVRNKAIRVQNKKLEELIAKRTLKIEHQKEILLTKNNLLDEKNKEIVLQKEKLLKLHNDLKDEAFEIEKFKTFVLNEFRTPITEIIKTAYDIQNTPEIKDTLLHQSGKLINLISEWHHLDRIKDIGDYKVTSINLLPIVKYFIEKIKMVLQASKINFNCEISSKISWVEIDILRFKLLMQYFFHDIIKYSDSESSLQIIINYENDTLDIKITSNSSTLKNNWYNIQHYSPYFKTVKVLLNDLDANISNHIQEFFNTSFSIPAIKVDTDVEIIQAVSWKHLNIDDKSSLEKDNTILVYGNVNDFEIVNQLLNHNQYNIFFESNINDFLSAIKNIDIDIVVLYQTVFSNKLISLLNSFKTQANQRKTPIVYISEDINYELQEQSVELGIDSVIQLPASKTYINKKIKTLIKQKDTKSDNTLQQEVFQILTDKKEVLTPNDKLIKKSLNIVKEHLHDASFNVEKLITLLEISNIKCYRLFKETLNQSPSDVITKLRLEKACYLLKTKNLNISEVSFECGYNNPKYFGRLFKKHFNISPKAFKEQQTEKNY is encoded by the coding sequence ATGCTAAAAAACCTCATTTCATTTATTATATCCATTTCATGTGTATTCGGGTGGTCGCAACATATTAAGTTTGAAAGTTTTGAAACGAGTTCTGGGCTGTCCAACAATTCGGTGATAGATATTGAAAATGACCCGGATGGGGGACTTTGGATTGCCACTTGGGATGGTTTAAACTATTATGATGGCTACGAATTTACAATTTATAAACATGACGTTAACGATAACACCTCAATCCCCGGCAACTATATCGTTAAATTAAAAAGGGACAACGCAGGTTTTATATGGATTTTCACTCGTGGGGGTCATGTAAGCAAATACATTGGAAATAATAAATTTCAAAACTTCAAATTTGATGAAGCTGTAAAAAGAATGGAGGTTTCCAAAAAAGGAAATATTAGTATTCAAACAGCAAGTAAAAATTATGAGTTTATCGATAAGACCTTTAAAGAAGCAACAGCTTTAGATATTAAGCGGTCAGATCAAAAAACACTTAAGGACATTCTTTTAAACAAATATCCAAATGTAATTATAAACGATATTCTTAAAGATAAATCTGGAAATATTTGGTACGCCACACGCACAAATGGTCTGTACATCATTCCTAATAATTCAGAAAACATTAACAATGAACAAATAGACCATTATACATATGATCAATATTCAAACTATAGCTTTAAAAGTAATGAAATAGAAAAATTACACGAAGATCTTTTTGGAAATATTTGGCTGGGACACAAAGATGGCGGGATTAGTATGGCTTATACTAATTCAGAACAAATAACATCAGTGACTCCCCACCCAAAAAAATTTCCTCATTTACCAAACGAAACGTTACGCGCCATTACGAAAGATTTAAAAGGAAATTTATGGTTAGGCTACTACACATCAGGGCTTTTCACATATAGTACAAAAACAAAATGTTTTATTAAATTCCATATAAATGAAGCCAAAACACAACCCGATTGGAATCGTATTAGAACACTTTTTACAGCATCAGATGGCACTATATGGGCAGGAAGTTATGCTGGACTTATTCACATAAAACAGGGGAGCTATTCATTATACAGTTCGAAAAACATCCCGGAATTGCCCAACAATAGAAACTATTCAATATATGAAGATACAAATAAGCAATTATGGATTGCTTGCTGGGGTGGTTTGGCTAAATTTAATATCAAAAAAAACCGTTTCGAAGTATTTAAAGGGCAGGAATCTTTAGTATCATTTAATATAAGAGATGTCAAAATAATAGATAATGAAGCGCTTATTGCAACAGAAAATAATGGGCTTATTATATTAAATCTATCTACAGGAAAACGAACAGCTATTACTACAAATCATGGGCTATTAGGCAACAGTATCTATTCTATTTATAAAGATCAGGAATCTGGGTTTTACTGGATTGCTTCTTTAGGAGGTGTGAGTATTTATGATAAAAACCGAGGTATTATTAAAAACATAACCGAGAAAGAAGGTTTACCAAGCCACTTGGTGTTTGGGATAATTGATAATAACGATAAAATTTGGATAAGTACCTCTAAGGGCATTGGCACGATAGATAAAAAAGATTTCTCTGTGTTTTCTATTAATCCAAAAGCAGGTTGGCAAGCTACAGAATTTTCAGAAGGTGCATATTATCAAGATTCTAAAGGAATGCTCTTCTTTGGAGGCATCAATGGCTTAAACTACTTTAAACCCAGTAGTATTAATTTTAAGAAAAATAATCCATTCTTAAAATTAATAATAGATGGCAATGAAAAATATTCAGACTTTATAGAAAAACGATATTCCAATAACAAACTAGAAGTAAAAATTAAGCCTATCATTTTTCCTAATCCAAAACATGCAAAAGTATTTTATAAACTTAATGATATTGATAAAGCATGGAAACTTTTAGATCCTTCACAACATATAACATATGAAAACTTACCTTCTGGCCATTATGAGTTTTGGGTAAAAAATGGCGTAGACGACTTAGAACCTTCAATGGTTTTATCATTAAAAATACTGAAGCCTTTTTATAAGATGGTATGGTTCTACATCTTGCTAATCGTTACCATTCTTTTAGCGTCCAGCTATATTGTATATGTACGAAATAAAGCTATTAGGGTTCAAAATAAAAAATTAGAAGAACTTATTGCCAAGCGCACATTAAAAATAGAACACCAAAAAGAAATTTTATTAACTAAAAACAACCTGTTGGATGAAAAAAATAAAGAAATCGTATTACAAAAAGAAAAGCTTTTAAAGCTTCATAACGATTTAAAGGATGAAGCTTTTGAAATTGAAAAGTTTAAAACCTTTGTTTTAAATGAGTTTAGAACGCCTATAACAGAAATTATTAAAACAGCTTACGATATTCAAAATACTCCCGAAATTAAGGATACATTACTTCATCAATCTGGAAAACTAATTAATTTGATTTCTGAATGGCACCATTTAGATCGCATTAAGGATATTGGTGACTACAAAGTAACATCCATAAATTTATTACCTATCGTTAAATACTTTATCGAAAAGATAAAAATGGTACTTCAGGCTTCTAAAATTAATTTTAACTGCGAAATTAGTTCAAAAATATCATGGGTAGAAATTGATATTTTAAGGTTTAAGCTACTCATGCAATATTTCTTTCATGATATTATAAAATATTCCGATTCAGAAAGTTCATTACAAATTATCATTAATTATGAAAATGATACATTAGATATTAAAATAACATCTAACAGCAGTACTTTAAAAAACAATTGGTACAATATTCAACACTATAGTCCCTATTTTAAAACTGTAAAAGTGCTGCTTAATGATTTGGATGCGAATATATCCAACCATATTCAAGAGTTTTTTAACACATCATTTTCAATTCCTGCAATTAAAGTGGATACGGATGTTGAAATTATACAAGCTGTTTCCTGGAAGCATCTCAATATTGATGATAAATCTTCTCTTGAAAAGGATAACACCATACTTGTCTACGGAAATGTAAACGATTTTGAAATCGTTAATCAATTATTGAATCATAATCAATATAATATCTTTTTTGAAAGTAATATCAATGATTTTCTATCGGCTATTAAAAATATCGACATTGATATTGTAGTTCTATATCAGACTGTTTTCTCTAACAAGCTCATTTCATTATTAAACAGCTTTAAAACACAAGCTAATCAACGAAAAACACCTATAGTTTACATTTCTGAAGATATTAATTATGAGTTACAAGAACAATCTGTAGAATTAGGGATAGATAGTGTTATACAATTACCCGCAAGTAAGACATATATTAACAAAAAGATAAAAACTCTTATAAAACAGAAAGATACTAAAAGTGATAATACATTACAGCAAGAAGTTTTTCAGATTCTAACAGACAAGAAAGAAGTATTAACCCCTAATGACAAGCTAATTAAAAAAAGTCTAAACATTGTAAAAGAACATTTGCATGATGCTTCGTTTAACGTAGAAAAATTAATAACACTACTGGAAATATCCAATATTAAATGTTATCGTTTATTTAAAGAAACTCTAAACCAATCCCCATCAGATGTTATCACTAAATTAAGACTGGAAAAGGCCTGCTATCTTTTAAAGACCAAAAATCTAAACATTTCTGAGGTTAGCTTTGAATGTGGTTATAACAATCCCAAATATTTCGGACGTCTATTTAAAAAACACTTCAACATAAGTCCAAAAGCTTTTAAAGAGCAACAAACAGAAAAAAATTATTAA
- a CDS encoding SusC/RagA family TonB-linked outer membrane protein, producing the protein MIKKMYFLLLLSLGFVSYTYAQTTIKGTVTSIDGMPIPGVTIIPNNQTSLGVSTDFDGGFNLQISEASGVVSFSAIGYASKALNYSGNATINVQLDELVSALDEVLLIGYGSAKKGDITSAISKVEDIETISSRPVSNLSDFLQGNIPGVTVLQNGGDPTSAGKVSIRGLGSINPGSESVLTVVDGVPYYGPAINPNDIASVSVLKDAAAASIYGALASSGVIVIETKKGKIGKPRIAIDTYTGFKKATNLPTALNAEQQADVYNIATDNAGAPRMSAHDAAQNPWGQVTRTNWVDEIFRSAVTTNVNANVSGAGDGYNYLTSFSYNTTEGVLQGTDFERYSFRVKSDFDLSKRLTIGENVYFSQSNAIGTNTINGYSGTIINAIYMPSAAPVYDEEGLFHGVAPFELINFAGAYGDVYNPMALLLAPTNKRPSTYINANVYLDYEIINGLNFKTNFTYSISHDKSKRFVPIRPELGRTNLTNSLTQSNATTNRWIWENQLIYKKAFGKHNLDLTAVYSSQFKDFEFLSQRGEGFSSEDSFNQYLGNANVLRNPQSAAHEDALTSVIGRLMYNYNNKYFASGSIRRDETSRLFLDNQSDVFYSATLGWKISNESFFKSELINDLKFRASWGQIGNINSVNWYSFNVPLRSGDEIIGEDGARNDKSLFQELQSNKNLTWETSESINFGLDASLLNNALSFVVDYFEKRTKDMLLPGARDPHIGLNPAQVNGGEVLNQGLEFAINYKNNIGDLNYGIRANAFALLNNEVVNLDGYSESGSNFVLPGNSDDHWVRGGVLRPFRSEIGEELFSNYLIPYLGIFQNQAEIDAYVKDGNLIQPNAVPGDFKFQDTDNDGDIDDDDRVHMGSYQPNLTYNFAFNLDYKGFDMNMIFQGVSGSKAFNGYKYTTYNAALQGYNLDSRVLNAWTPSNTNTDIPRISRSDNNNNFGRNSSWYLENASYLRLKNVTIGYNLPVKIMNRFIEGSSLRIYLSAENLFTITDYSGMDPEVGGKGLDVAKYPLSKTFTTGLSLKL; encoded by the coding sequence ATGATAAAAAAAATGTACTTTTTGCTTCTATTAAGTTTAGGGTTTGTGTCCTATACTTATGCGCAAACAACAATTAAGGGAACGGTAACATCTATTGATGGAATGCCTATCCCTGGAGTAACCATAATTCCTAACAACCAAACTAGTTTAGGAGTATCAACAGATTTTGATGGTGGCTTTAATTTACAAATTAGTGAAGCTAGTGGTGTTGTATCTTTTTCGGCTATAGGCTATGCTTCCAAAGCATTAAACTACAGTGGCAATGCAACGATTAATGTACAATTAGATGAATTGGTAAGTGCTTTAGATGAAGTGCTTCTTATTGGTTATGGATCTGCAAAAAAAGGAGATATTACCTCTGCCATTTCTAAAGTTGAAGATATTGAAACGATATCTAGCAGACCAGTATCTAATCTATCCGATTTTTTACAAGGGAATATACCAGGTGTTACTGTATTACAAAACGGTGGGGACCCAACTTCTGCTGGAAAAGTATCCATTAGAGGACTAGGCTCTATAAATCCTGGTTCTGAAAGTGTCTTAACAGTTGTTGATGGAGTGCCTTATTACGGCCCTGCTATAAACCCAAATGACATCGCTTCCGTTTCTGTTTTAAAAGATGCAGCAGCAGCTTCTATTTACGGTGCATTAGCCAGTTCTGGTGTTATCGTTATTGAAACAAAAAAAGGAAAAATAGGAAAGCCCAGAATTGCTATTGACACCTACACTGGATTTAAAAAAGCGACCAATTTACCTACTGCTTTGAATGCAGAGCAACAAGCTGATGTTTACAATATAGCGACTGACAATGCTGGAGCTCCAAGAATGTCTGCTCATGATGCTGCGCAAAACCCATGGGGACAAGTAACAAGAACCAATTGGGTAGATGAAATTTTTAGATCTGCAGTAACAACAAATGTAAATGCAAATGTTAGTGGTGCCGGAGATGGATATAACTATCTAACATCTTTTAGTTATAACACAACAGAAGGTGTGCTACAAGGAACAGATTTTGAACGTTACTCATTTAGAGTAAAGTCAGATTTTGACCTTTCAAAAAGATTAACCATTGGGGAAAATGTTTACTTTTCACAAAGCAATGCTATTGGTACCAATACTATAAATGGCTATTCAGGAACTATTATCAATGCTATTTATATGCCATCTGCTGCTCCTGTTTATGACGAAGAAGGGTTATTTCATGGTGTAGCACCTTTTGAGCTTATTAACTTTGCAGGTGCATATGGTGATGTTTACAATCCTATGGCTTTATTATTGGCTCCCACAAATAAAAGACCTTCTACCTATATAAATGCCAATGTCTATTTAGATTATGAAATCATTAATGGGTTAAACTTTAAAACAAACTTTACATATTCTATTTCGCATGATAAAAGTAAAAGATTTGTACCTATAAGACCAGAATTAGGTAGAACAAACCTTACCAATTCATTAACACAAAGTAATGCGACTACAAACAGATGGATTTGGGAGAACCAATTAATATACAAAAAGGCTTTCGGAAAACACAACTTAGATCTTACAGCGGTGTATTCTTCTCAATTTAAAGATTTTGAGTTTTTAAGTCAACGAGGAGAAGGGTTTAGTTCGGAAGACAGTTTCAATCAATATTTAGGAAATGCAAATGTTTTAAGAAACCCTCAATCGGCTGCACATGAAGATGCCCTAACATCAGTTATAGGTCGATTAATGTATAACTATAATAATAAATATTTTGCCAGCGGTAGTATTAGACGTGATGAAACATCAAGGCTATTTTTAGATAATCAATCGGATGTATTCTATTCAGCAACCCTAGGGTGGAAGATTTCTAATGAGTCATTCTTTAAAAGCGAACTTATAAATGATTTAAAATTCAGAGCTTCCTGGGGTCAAATAGGAAACATCAATTCAGTAAACTGGTATTCATTTAACGTACCATTAAGATCGGGAGATGAAATTATAGGAGAAGATGGCGCCCGAAATGACAAGTCTCTTTTTCAAGAATTACAATCAAATAAAAACTTAACATGGGAAACATCAGAGTCTATTAATTTTGGTCTGGATGCATCATTATTAAATAACGCTTTATCTTTTGTAGTTGACTATTTTGAAAAAAGAACCAAGGATATGCTTTTACCAGGAGCAAGAGACCCACACATCGGTCTAAACCCAGCACAGGTAAATGGTGGCGAAGTTTTAAATCAAGGGTTAGAATTTGCGATTAATTATAAAAATAACATTGGTGATCTTAATTATGGTATTCGTGCCAATGCTTTTGCTTTATTAAACAATGAAGTTGTTAATTTAGATGGTTATAGTGAGAGTGGATCCAATTTTGTATTACCTGGAAACAGTGATGACCATTGGGTCAGAGGTGGTGTCTTAAGACCCTTCAGATCTGAAATTGGAGAAGAATTATTTTCAAATTACTTAATCCCTTATTTGGGAATCTTCCAAAATCAAGCAGAAATTGATGCTTATGTTAAAGATGGTAATTTAATTCAACCTAATGCTGTACCTGGGGATTTTAAATTTCAGGATACGGATAATGACGGAGATATTGATGATGATGATAGAGTACACATGGGAAGTTATCAACCAAATTTGACATATAATTTTGCTTTTAATTTAGATTATAAAGGCTTTGATATGAATATGATTTTTCAAGGCGTTAGCGGATCCAAAGCGTTTAATGGCTATAAGTACACCACTTATAATGCAGCTTTACAAGGCTATAACCTAGACAGCAGAGTATTGAACGCATGGACACCTAGTAACACCAATACGGATATCCCTAGAATTTCAAGAAGTGATAACAACAACAACTTTGGTAGAAACTCCAGCTGGTACTTAGAAAATGCATCCTACCTAAGGTTAAAAAATGTAACTATAGGCTATAATCTCCCAGTAAAAATAATGAACCGATTTATAGAAGGGTCTTCTTTGCGTATATATTTATCTGCAGAAAACCTATTTACTATTACTGATTATTCTGGAATGGATCCTGAAGTTGGCGGAAAAGGACTTGATGTCGCTAAATACCCATTATCAAAAACATTTACAACAGGTTTATCTTTAAAATTATAG
- a CDS encoding RagB/SusD family nutrient uptake outer membrane protein: MKKTIIKFAMVTLFVTVTTLGIVSCSDDFTNLEPIGSVSSGNFWRTEQDAVQASNSLYSEMKSQDVFGRGFFWYMNASDDMITGRIKSYADNAKNFNLTGGEGAFNSIYINTYKVIRRANDVLANVPDMNIDEPLKNRILGEAYFMRGFSHFWVAHTYGDHGTNGGVPIITVENMDDPASSFSRPASVVDNYAQIAEDLKQAADLLPLFTGYSSDDYGRAHKDAALAYLAKTYLYWAQYDSSKYADAVTYSDAVTNSGSGRALVNTNNPALDYRMLHSSLSNWGSEYIWSANSSEEGGSILTGVMLENKGWGKYNGWGYFQPTAELYDAFEATDVRRSVTILKFGDEFQYFGETRRYQSENSLSGFQFNKYMYEFQFADAIGNTVNPNGDHPSTDYNVPLLRYAEILLIKAEALIMQGQNGDIPLNMVRERAGLAPITSATMDDLKQERRVELAGEFANRHFDLIRWGDAESAYAQPLHGRIHTDRADPDSPYTIQEVWPARNFNPDVMHIWPIPNTVIESSGIPQNKGW; encoded by the coding sequence ATGAAAAAAACAATTATAAAATTTGCAATGGTTACATTATTTGTTACTGTGACCACACTAGGAATAGTTTCATGTTCCGATGACTTTACAAACCTAGAACCCATAGGTAGTGTCTCTTCAGGAAATTTTTGGAGAACAGAACAAGACGCCGTACAAGCATCAAATAGTTTGTATTCTGAAATGAAATCTCAAGATGTATTTGGTAGAGGGTTTTTCTGGTACATGAATGCTTCTGATGATATGATAACTGGGCGAATAAAATCGTATGCAGATAATGCTAAGAATTTCAATTTAACTGGAGGCGAAGGTGCTTTTAATAGTATATACATAAATACTTATAAAGTTATTCGCAGAGCAAATGATGTATTGGCTAATGTGCCAGATATGAACATTGATGAGCCTTTAAAAAACAGAATCTTAGGAGAAGCTTATTTTATGCGTGGGTTTAGTCATTTTTGGGTAGCTCATACTTATGGAGATCATGGGACAAATGGAGGGGTTCCAATTATAACTGTTGAGAATATGGACGATCCAGCAAGTAGTTTTTCACGCCCAGCAAGTGTTGTTGATAATTATGCTCAAATTGCTGAAGATTTAAAACAAGCAGCAGATCTATTACCATTATTTACCGGTTATAGTTCTGATGATTACGGAAGAGCACACAAAGATGCTGCACTGGCATATTTGGCAAAAACATATTTATATTGGGCACAATACGATAGCTCTAAATACGCAGATGCCGTAACCTATAGTGATGCCGTTACCAACTCTGGTTCTGGAAGAGCTCTGGTAAACACCAACAACCCTGCTTTAGATTATAGAATGTTACACAGTTCTTTAAGCAATTGGGGTAGTGAATACATCTGGTCTGCAAACTCTAGTGAAGAAGGAGGCAGTATTTTAACTGGCGTTATGTTAGAAAATAAAGGATGGGGTAAATATAACGGATGGGGCTACTTCCAGCCAACAGCTGAATTATACGATGCGTTTGAAGCTACAGATGTTAGAAGAAGCGTTACTATTTTAAAGTTTGGTGATGAGTTCCAATATTTTGGAGAAACCAGAAGATACCAATCTGAAAATTCACTATCAGGGTTTCAATTCAACAAGTACATGTACGAATTCCAATTTGCAGATGCCATTGGAAATACCGTAAACCCGAATGGAGACCATCCATCAACAGATTACAATGTTCCACTTCTACGTTATGCCGAAATTTTATTGATAAAAGCTGAAGCATTAATCATGCAAGGTCAAAATGGTGATATTCCTTTAAATATGGTAAGAGAAAGAGCTGGTTTAGCACCTATAACTAGTGCTACTATGGACGATTTAAAACAAGAGAGACGTGTAGAATTAGCTGGAGAATTTGCCAACAGACATTTCGATTTAATTCGCTGGGGAGATGCCGAAAGCGCCTATGCACAACCACTTCATGGAAGAATACATACAGACAGAGCAGATCCAGATTCCCCCTATACCATTCAGGAAGTTTGGCCAGCTAGAAATTTTAATCCAGATGTTATGCATATTTGGCCAATACCAAATACAGTAATAGAATCTTCTGGCATCCCACAAAATAAAGGATGGTAA
- a CDS encoding alkaline phosphatase yields MLSNFKISLSLLFLIVSNVSVSQNTYIHSHNDYKQDIPFWRALTSGANSIEIDVFLQQQNLYVAHSKQEIAPKRTIESLYLKPLKVALEMKHREHQSLYLLIDIKSEATTTLNKLITVLKRYPSIINNKNIKIIISGNRPLAKDYSKYPDFIFFDWQKAEKPESFINWEKVAMISLDFKAYSGWNGKGRLTHKDYNQVTTIISKAKATKKPLRFWGTPDSKSAWKVFLELGVDIINTDKPYECVNYIESFPNRLITSTTSSEVYMPSFKSDQKQLPVKNIIFLIGDGNGLAQISSAVLANNGKLSLTQLKSIGLIKTQSADDFITDSAAGGTAFATGVKTNNRAIGTNINGESIKNITEILHHRGFSTGCITTDEITGATPASFYAHQADRSDVKNISNDLIHSKLNLFVGGGGFHFKNTALNQKFKLLSSIENINTNREDKIGVLVSNEGIPSVIGGRGNMLANATKYGLQFLKQKKKPFFLMVEAAQIDSFGHSNNTAGIISETIDFDKAITEALKFADKNPDTLVIITADHETSGFSIPQGNLENHVIEGDFTTHDHTGTMVPVFAYGPQSHLFSGVYENTEIFHKIQECLLKE; encoded by the coding sequence ATGTTATCAAATTTCAAAATATCTTTAAGTCTATTATTTTTAATAGTATCCAATGTATCAGTTTCACAAAACACCTATATACATTCCCATAATGATTATAAGCAAGACATCCCTTTTTGGCGGGCTTTAACCAGTGGGGCGAATTCAATAGAAATTGATGTTTTTTTGCAACAACAAAACTTATACGTTGCTCATAGTAAACAGGAAATAGCACCTAAAAGGACTATTGAATCTTTATACTTAAAACCTTTAAAGGTAGCATTGGAAATGAAACATCGAGAACATCAATCATTATATCTACTGATTGATATTAAATCGGAAGCAACCACAACATTAAACAAACTTATTACAGTACTAAAACGCTATCCTTCAATAATTAATAATAAAAACATTAAAATAATTATATCCGGAAATAGGCCCTTAGCTAAAGATTATAGTAAATATCCTGATTTTATTTTCTTCGATTGGCAAAAAGCAGAAAAACCCGAATCGTTTATTAACTGGGAAAAGGTTGCTATGATTAGTTTAGATTTTAAAGCATACTCCGGTTGGAATGGAAAAGGCAGGTTAACCCATAAAGATTATAATCAAGTGACAACTATCATCTCTAAAGCAAAGGCGACTAAAAAACCATTACGTTTTTGGGGAACACCAGATTCTAAATCTGCCTGGAAAGTTTTCTTAGAATTAGGTGTAGATATTATAAATACAGATAAACCATACGAATGTGTTAATTATATTGAATCTTTTCCAAATAGATTAATAACATCAACGACATCTTCTGAAGTATATATGCCCAGTTTTAAATCAGATCAAAAACAACTGCCTGTAAAAAACATCATCTTCTTAATTGGAGACGGTAATGGCTTAGCTCAAATATCTTCTGCTGTTTTAGCTAATAATGGGAAATTATCTTTAACTCAATTGAAAAGTATTGGGTTAATAAAAACACAATCCGCGGACGATTTTATTACAGATTCAGCCGCTGGCGGAACCGCTTTTGCTACAGGTGTAAAAACAAACAACAGGGCTATTGGCACGAATATTAATGGAGAATCAATAAAAAACATCACAGAAATATTGCATCATCGAGGCTTTTCTACTGGATGTATCACAACAGATGAAATTACTGGTGCTACGCCAGCATCATTTTATGCCCATCAAGCAGATCGATCTGACGTTAAAAACATATCCAACGACCTTATACATAGCAAATTGAACTTGTTTGTAGGCGGTGGCGGTTTTCATTTTAAAAACACAGCTTTAAATCAAAAATTCAAACTGTTATCATCTATTGAAAACATAAATACAAATCGGGAAGATAAAATTGGAGTTTTAGTTTCTAACGAAGGGATTCCTTCTGTAATAGGCGGCAGAGGAAACATGCTTGCTAATGCAACTAAATATGGGCTTCAATTTTTAAAGCAAAAGAAGAAACCTTTCTTTTTAATGGTAGAAGCTGCTCAAATTGATAGTTTTGGACACAGTAATAATACTGCCGGAATAATCTCTGAGACTATCGATTTTGATAAAGCCATAACAGAAGCACTGAAGTTTGCCGACAAAAACCCTGATACATTAGTAATCATTACGGCAGATCATGAAACGTCAGGTTTTAGTATTCCGCAAGGAAACCTTGAAAATCATGTTATAGAAGGCGATTTTACAACACATGATCATACAGGGACTATGGTACCTGTTTTTGCTTATGGCCCACAATCGCATTTGTTTTCAGGTGTATACGAGAATACAGAAATATTTCATAAAATACAGGAATGCTTGTTGAAAGAGTAA
- a CDS encoding response regulator codes for MNTISINLLIIEDSAIIANAYKNILNEIENVTFNVTFAKNCDEAIHKIQRTKTQIVLLDLQLPISKNERFICGEDLGLLIRKESPDTKILVLTSITDQTRIQNVINEIHPEGFMIKSDIDGIDLKNAIIYTLKGRIYYSKTIEGYTRKTYANRITIDDFDRQILYHLSMGEKTKDLSNFIPLSTRAIEVRKTKLKTLLDTKNKENFNLVKEAKKLGFI; via the coding sequence ATGAATACGATAAGCATTAACCTACTTATTATAGAAGATTCTGCTATCATAGCAAATGCTTATAAAAACATACTCAATGAAATTGAAAACGTGACCTTTAATGTTACTTTTGCTAAGAATTGCGATGAGGCTATACATAAAATTCAACGAACAAAAACACAAATAGTACTTCTAGATCTCCAACTTCCTATTTCAAAAAACGAACGTTTTATTTGCGGGGAAGACTTAGGTCTTTTAATAAGAAAAGAATCTCCTGACACTAAGATATTAGTTTTAACATCGATTACAGATCAGACTAGAATTCAAAACGTTATCAATGAAATTCATCCGGAAGGTTTTATGATTAAATCTGACATTGATGGTATTGATTTAAAAAATGCGATTATATATACTTTAAAAGGTAGAATATATTATAGTAAAACCATTGAAGGTTATACTCGAAAAACATATGCAAACAGAATAACGATTGATGATTTTGACAGACAAATATTGTATCATTTATCTATGGGAGAAAAAACTAAAGATTTGTCAAATTTTATTCCGTTATCAACTCGAGCTATTGAGGTAAGAAAAACGAAATTAAAAACCTTATTAGATACTAAAAATAAAGAAAACTTCAATTTAGTAAAAGAAGCTAAAAAATTAGGTTTTATATAA